Proteins encoded in a region of the Raphanus sativus cultivar WK10039 chromosome 8, ASM80110v3, whole genome shotgun sequence genome:
- the LOC108820833 gene encoding uncharacterized protein LOC108820833 has product MYVTRHLSEYQRNSSQSLPEGPNSGVLVIQDEESKPTCCFGSCYDGELRGLPFPQNAKLTVTYRTGTGKNRRSYHDPVLFIPVPGQPLFLNRYYVIKRRGKHSGGATASAKEEDRVPCCFCFSYIPEAKPQEADPYDIYQQFEIHQRRALSCYNTAISVAPNGIPPEFLKRKYWTVEYSNSQDFGLRDDAKGINAELRSELPNDVNTSVVVGKWYVPFIFVKEGDAKEQMKNSTYYSMTLKQRWEEVYSCSYNEAESEVVVDVEVDTEVVKLDGEVTNLRETRADGVVWFSVLRDERQDKKIGLGSVVVERIKWEEERFGWLNKGDEVRSSIKRTERFEGGSSQWESYKCYVLVESFELKRMDGSLVLTYEFTHVDKLKSKWG; this is encoded by the exons ATGTATGTTACAAGGCATCTCTCGGAATACCAGAGAAACTCGTCACAATCGTTGCCGGAAGGTCCAAACTCAGGCGTACTTGTGATTCAAGATGAAGAGTCGAAACCGACTTGTTGCTTCGGATCTTGCTACGATGGTGAACTCAGAGGCTTGCCGTTCCCACAGAACGCAAAGCTGACTGTGACTTACAGAACCGGAACTGGTAAAAACAGGCGCAGTTACCATGACCCCGTTCTGTTCATTCCGGTTCCTGGACAGCCTCTGTTTTTGAACCGTTATTATGTCATTAAACGCCGTGGGAAGCACTCAGG AGGAGCTACGGCAAGtgcaaaagaagaagacagagtCCCCTGCTGCTTTTGCTTTAGCTACATTCCTGAAGCTAAGCCACAAGAAGCAGATCCTTATGATATATACCAACAATTCGAGATCCATCAACGCAGAGCATTATCTTGCTATAACACAGCCATTTCTGTTGCTCCTAATGGGATACCACCTGAGTTCCTTAAAAGAAAGTATTGGACCGTTGAGTACTCGAACTCTCAAGATTTTGGTTTGAGAGATGATGCAAAGGGAATCAACGCTGAGCTTCGTTCTGAGCTTCCCAATGATGTGAATACAAGCGTTGTGGTAGGAAAATGGTATGTTCCTTTCATATTCGTGAAAGAAGGAGACGCAAAGGAGCAGATGAAAAACTCAACTTATTACAGCATGACTCTTAAACAAAGATGGGAAGAGGTTTACTCATGTAGTTACAACGAAGCAGAAAGTGAGGTTGTAGTTGATGTCGAAGTAGATACAGAAGTGGTGAAGCTTGATGGAGAAGTAACCAATCTGAGGGAGACAAGAGCTGATGGAGTTGTTTGGTTTAGTGTCTTAAGGGATGAGAGACAAGACAAGAAGATAGGTCTTGGGTCAGTGGTCGTGGAGAGGATTAAGTGGGAAGAGGAGAGGTTCGGGTGGTTAAACAAAGGCGATGAAGTAAGGTCTAGCATTAAGAGAACAGAGAGATTCGAAGGCGGTTCATCACAGTGGGAGAGTTATAAATGCTATGTATTGGTAGAGAGCTTTGAATTAAAGAGAATGGATGGGAGTTTGGTGTTGACATATGAGTTTACACATGTTGATAAGTTGAAGAGTAAGTGGGGTTGA